Proteins co-encoded in one Streptomyces sp. JH34 genomic window:
- a CDS encoding ATP-binding cassette domain-containing protein: protein MITTSGLTKVYQSRGREVTALDGVDLHVREGEVYGVIGQSGAGKSSLIRCVNLLERPTSGTVTVDGQDLTALAGRGRRAGKELRRARSRIGMVFQHFNLLDSRTVRDNVELPLEILGISGQARTRKALELLDLVGLADKAKSYPGQLSGGQKQRVGIARALAGDPKVLLSDEATSALDPETTRSILQLLRDLNQELGLTVLLITHEMDVVKTVCDSAALMKKGRVVESGTVGALLATPGSELAHELFPVGGTASGPGATVVDVTFHGETAARPVISQLSRTYNIDISILGAAMDTVGGKQIGRMRIELPGGFEENVVPIGFLREQGLQAEIVDGAPAATEIPSQTPAAITKEVAK from the coding sequence GTGATCACCACTTCGGGCCTCACGAAGGTCTACCAGTCACGCGGCCGGGAGGTCACCGCCCTGGACGGCGTGGACCTGCACGTCCGCGAGGGCGAGGTCTACGGCGTCATCGGACAGAGCGGCGCCGGCAAGTCCTCCCTCATCCGCTGCGTCAACCTCCTCGAACGCCCCACCTCGGGAACCGTGACGGTCGACGGCCAGGACCTCACGGCCCTCGCCGGACGCGGCCGCCGCGCCGGGAAGGAACTCCGCCGGGCGCGCAGCCGCATCGGCATGGTCTTCCAGCACTTCAACCTGCTGGACTCGCGCACCGTCCGCGACAACGTCGAGCTCCCCCTGGAGATCCTCGGCATCTCCGGGCAGGCACGCACCCGCAAGGCGCTCGAACTCCTCGACCTCGTCGGCCTCGCCGACAAGGCGAAGTCCTACCCCGGCCAGCTGTCCGGAGGTCAGAAGCAGCGCGTCGGCATCGCCCGCGCCCTCGCGGGTGATCCGAAGGTGCTCCTCTCCGACGAGGCGACCTCCGCGCTGGACCCCGAGACCACCCGCTCCATCCTGCAGCTGCTGCGCGACCTCAACCAGGAGCTCGGCCTCACCGTCCTGCTCATCACGCACGAGATGGACGTCGTCAAGACCGTCTGCGACTCCGCCGCGCTGATGAAGAAGGGCCGTGTCGTCGAATCGGGCACCGTCGGCGCCCTGCTGGCCACCCCCGGCTCCGAGCTGGCCCACGAGCTGTTCCCGGTCGGCGGCACCGCCTCCGGCCCCGGGGCCACCGTCGTCGACGTCACCTTCCACGGCGAGACCGCCGCCCGGCCGGTGATCTCGCAGCTCTCCCGCACGTACAACATCGACATCTCGATCCTCGGTGCCGCGATGGACACCGTCGGCGGCAAGCAGATCGGCCGCATGCGCATCGAGCTCCCCGGCGGCTTCGAGGAGAACGTCGTGCCGATCGGCTTCCTGCGCGAGCAGGGTCTCCAGGCCGAGATCGTGGACGGCGCCCCCGCCGCCACCGAGATCCCCTCCCAGACCCCCGCCGCGATCACCAAGGAGGTGGCGAAGTGA